Part of the Syntrophales bacterium genome is shown below.
GGTTGGCAAATGCCTTCTATCAGAAGTTCAAACCGAAGGAATATGATGATGTGAAACTATTTTATCTCCACGCCCATGGCCCGGGTTTCTTTCACACCAAGGGACCGGTCAACAAGATTGAGGATCTGAAGGGCCTTAGAATAAAGAGCGATGCGAACACATCAAAGGTTGTGGCCGCAGCCGGGGCTACACCCACCACTATGCCCATGTTAGAGACTTATGACGCCCTGAAGCGGGGGCTTGCGGACGGTGTGCTCCTTCCCATTGAGACGCTGAAGGGATGGAAGTTTGGAGAGGTCTGCAAATACACTTACATAAATCATGGCAATGCCTACGCAAACGGCTTCTTCTTTGCCATGAACAAGGCAAGATGGGATTCCCTCCCCCAGGACATTCAGCAGATCATCGACAAACTTAACGAAGAGTGGTTTGAGAAACAGGCGAGAATGTGGAGTTGGGTAGATGAAGGTGGGCTTGAATTCGCGGAGAAGACCGGCCAGAAGATCGTATACGCAACCCCGGAGGAAGAGGCGAAAATGAGAGAGAAAATTAACCCACTATTCGATGCCTATGTACAAAGAATGAAGGACAAGGGCCTTCCCGGCGATGAGGCCTTGAAGTGGTGTCTCAATTATCTGAAGACAGCGCCTGCCAAATAAAGCGATCGATCAAGGGAATGGTTCAGGGGCAAGCTGTTTGACCCCTGAACCATTGTTTGCGCGAGGGAGGGGAAGCAATGACTGTGTGGTTTGCCTTTGTAAGAAAGATGTGCCGGTTTCTTCAGTTGATAGCGGGGGTAACGCTTGCCTTCATGTTTTTGTTCACTCTCGTTAACGTGGCAGTGAGGGCCTTCGGGAAACCCATCTTAGGGGATTTTGAGGTTATCTCTTTTTTAGGGGCGATTGTATTTGGCTTTGCTATTCCGTACACATCCTTACTTAAAGGGCATGTAATCGTTGATTTCCTGATAGAGAAACTCCCGAAAAAAGCGAGGGGCGCCATGCGGGTCTTCACGAGGAGCCTCGGCATAACGCTATTTCTGTGGATGAGCTGGAATTTCGTTGTCATGAGCCTTGACCTCATGAAGTCAAATGAGGTTACCCCTGTGTTCAAGCTTCCCTATTACCCAATATCCTTTGGGCTGGCATTCGCTTGCATTATTGAGTGCTGTGTGTTTGTTTCGCAGATTATAGAGACTGTAAGGAGGCCGGCATGAGTGAAATATCGATAGGAATTCTCGGCATATTCATGTTGATGGTCATTTTCCTGACCGGCATCGAACTGGGGATCGGAATGGCCATTCTCGGATTTTTGGGGATCGGTTACCTCGGCACGTGGGGCGGAGCCTCCAACCAGGTTGTTAAGGATTTTTTCGAAACCTTCACCAACTACGGGTTTACAGTGATCCCTCTCTTTGTCCTTATGGGCCAGGTTGCATACCACTCGGATGTTGCAAAAAATCTCTATAATTCTGCAGGGAAATTCGTAGGTCACATTCCCGGAGGCCTTGCCATGACCACCGTCGTGGGGGCAACACTCTTCAAGGCCATGTGTGGATCTACGCTTGCTACTTGCGCTACCTTTGCAAGCGTTGCAATTCCTGAAATGAACCGGATGGGGTACAGCAAGAAGCTTTCTACTGGGGTTGTCGCCTCGGTAGGCACACTGGGCATGCTGATTCCTCCAAGCATTCCCCTTATGATTTACGGCATCATTACTGAACAATCGATCGGCAAGCTTTTTCTCGCGGGTATTTTCCCTGGGCTGATCATTGCCCTGTTCTTCATATTCGTGATCATAGGCTGGGTCAAGATTGATCCATCCATTGCGAGGCCATCGCCAAGATCAACGTGGGAGGAAAGGATAAAATCTTCTCCCGAGTTTCTGTGGGTAGCGATAATCTTTTCCCTGGTCATTGGAGGGCTCATGGCAGGGTGGTTCTCGCCGACAGAGGCAGGAAGCATCGGCACGGCAGCAGTGTTCATACTGGCTTATGCTAAAAGAAAATTATCTTTTAAGTCACTAATTTTATCCTTCGATGAATCACTTCGAACGGCCTGCATGGTTATCCTTCTCATCGGCGGTTCCGTGGTTTTCGGCCATTTTCTTGCCGTCACATCGATCCCCTTTGTCGCCGCTGACTGGATAGGCGGTCTGCCTATCAACAAAAACATTGTTATGATTTTGATTATCGTCGTTTACCTTATCGGCGGTTCATTTATCGATGATCTGGCTTTTATGATCATGGCCACTCCTATTTTTTATCCTGTTATTATAAAACTGGGTTACGACCCCATATGGTTCGGCATTATGATTGCCATAACCCTTATGGTCGGCGTCATTATACCGCCGGTAGCCATCGCTGTCTTTGTTGTGAAGAACATAACAGGCGAACCCTTTAAGGTGATTTACGCCGGTGTTGTCCCATTTCTTCTGAGCCTTATTGCCTGTGCTGCCCTCCTCTTCTTTTTCCCGGGGATTGCCACATGGTTGCCCTCCCTTTCGGGGGCTTGATCTGCGAATATACAACCTGTTGGTGCGTAAACAGTCGGTTGGATCCAAAGAAAATTCAATACATAGAACAAGTAGAGGAGAAACCATGAAAACGTTGCAGAGCAAATTGGGCTGGGCGTTAGAGGAAGTAGAGGGGCCTGATTTTAAAGGGAAGATTTATAAAAACAGGCCGAAAAATGTTGTGGAGATATTGGAAAATACTGTCACTGCATATCCCGATAAAGAGGGTTTTATTTATGGCAACCTGCGACTGACTTTTAAAGAATTTGATGGAATCGTTAACAGAATAGCAGCGGGACTGGAAAAGCTCGGGGTACAAAAAGACGACCATGTTGCTATACTCTTAGGCATACAACTGGAATTTCCTTTGATCTTTTTTGCCTTGATGAAATTGGGGGCTTTAGCAGTGCCACTCAATACCAGGTTTAAAGGAGAAGAGCTGGCTTATGAAATTAATGACTCTGAGAGCAAACTATTAATTGTTGACGAAGAGTACTGGCCTTTTATCGATTCTGTACGCGACCAGTTGAAAACGGTCCGGAATATTTTTTATAACGGAGATAATGTTCCCGGCGGAGTCCTCCCTTTTCAATTATTAAAGGATAATAAGGAAGAGATATTTACACAGGCAAAGCTGTCAGAGACAGATGATGCCTTAATCATGTACACATCCGGAACGACAGGGAAGCCGAAGGGCGCCGTACTTCAGCAACGGGGTCTCGTATTAACGGCGATGCTTGTAAGTGACTTCATGTGCTTGCAACCAGGGGATAAGATGATAGCCTGCATCCCGCTTTTTCATATCACAGGTCTCAACCAGGTAATGATTGCTTCAATTAACAGTGGAATTTCCTGCGTATATATGAGAACTTTTAAGACCAAAGAATTTTTACAGCTCCTGTCCTCTGAAAAGGTAACGGCCTATATCGGCGTTATAAATATTATCTGGCTCATGATTAATCACCCGGATTTTGATCAATATGACTTTTCGAGTTTCAAGACCGCTTTTTTTGGCGGCTCTCCAGCTACAGAAGAGATGGTCAAGGGTATTTTCAAGAAATTGCCGAATCTCAATATCAGCGTAGGCTATGGTTTGACGGAGAGCTTTGGCATGGTCTGCACAACGCCATACGAGGATGTCTTTCGCAAAATAAGAGGTGTAGGTAAAATGCTGCCTACGGTAGAGGCGAAAATAGTGGATGTAATAGACGCAGGCAAGGAACTACCCCCTGAAAGCGTTGGCGAGATTTTGCTTAGAAGTGCAAAAATTACAAAGGGATATTGGAAAAACCCGGAAGCCACCAAGGCAACTATTACGTCTGACGGATGGCTTCATACAGGCGATATCGGGAAAATGGACGACGAAGGATTCCTTTATATAATGGATCGTAAAAAGGATATGATCATCCGGGGTGGGGAAAAAATATACTCCCAGGAAGTAGAGAATTTAATATTCGATTATAAAAAAGTGATGGAAGTTGCGGTGGTGGGTGTGCCAGATAGCGTCATGGGTGAAGTCGTAAAGGCAGTTATTGTCCTGAAGGAAGGTGAAAGAGCCACGGAGGATGAGATCAAACAATTCTGTGCGGAGCGTCTGGCGGATTATAAGATCCCCAAATTCATAGAGTTTGCCAGCAGCCTTCCGAGGAACCCGGCAGGGAAGTTAATAAAAGCCGAATTACGGTATGTTCCGAATAAGTGAATCAGGTGTATTTATAGTTTAGGCGAGGCTAAGCATACAATTATGGAAGCGAAAGTAGCTTTGGTAACCGGTTCAGCACGAGGCATAGGGAGAGCGATTGCCATCGGTCTGGCAAAGGAAGGGGTTCGTGTCGTGGTTAACTACCAATCAAAACAAGCTGCTGCTGAAGACGTGGCTCGGGCGATAACAAGTATCGGAGGCGAAGCCATGATTGTGAAGGCTGACGTTGCTCACGACGCTGAAGTTAAGTCAATGGTGGATCAGGTGGTGGACAGATGGGGAAGTATTGATATACTTATAAATAACGCAGCCTTACACAGGGGCGGCAGGATTCAGAACCTTGCACATGAAGACTGGGATCTCGTAATAAACACAGCGCTTGGAGGCGCATTTCACTGTGCCCGGTATGTGGTGCCGATTATGGTGAGCAGGAAATGGGGCAGGATTGTTAATCTGTCTTCGTACGTGGCGCTCCACGGCTACCCCGGGGACACTGCTTATGGTGCTGCCAAAGCGGGGATTCTGGGTTTTACCATGTCCCTGGCGAAAGAAGTGGCAGCAAAAGGCATTACGGTGAATGCTGTTGTCCCGGGATTTGTTCCGACTGATATGACGGGTGAGCTTTTCAACACCCGGGAGAAGATTGACCGGGAAGTTCAGAACATACCCATACACCGCCCCGGGAAACCGGAAGAGGTTGCTGATATGGTCAATTATCTTGTGTTCAAGGGAGAGTATGTCACGGGCACGGTAATCAGAGTTGATGGCGGACTGGCAATGTAGATGCCAAAAATTCCTGCTTTTAGATGAATTTTCATATTGACGGGAGGTTTATAATGGGAAAAAGTGATGTCATCGTAATTGGTGGAGGAGTAGGGGGCTCCACTGTTGGAGCTTTGCTTGCCAAGCACGGTAAAAAAGTTACATTATTGGAAAGCAGATCCAGGGTAGGCGGTCGGGCAACAACCTATGAGCGAGAGGGAGTGCTGACAGACTACGGTCAGCATTCAGGAACTGCGTATGGAAGCATTGAAAAAGCCCTGAAAATTGTCGGTTCCAACCTTGCCATGATATATCCCGACCCTTTTTTTTACATTTATCACGATAAAAGATTTTTTCCACTACCCAGTACTTTGGATGACTATAGTAAATTCGAATACATTCCCAGCGACAAACGCAATGAATTAGTCGAACTGCTCAAGCATATAGCGCAAATACCATTGGAGTCAGATGAATTTGACTCGATGAGCCTGAAAGACTGGTTAGTCGCTAGAACAAGCAGCCAATCTATCATAGGGTTTCTATGCATATTAGGCAGCATCAGCGCTACTCAGGATAATCCGGCAGAAGCAGCTGCCGGCCCCGCGCTTCGCTGGATAGGCGAAGCGCTGAGAAGAGGAAAACCTTTGGGTTGTTATCCCGCAAAGGGCGGCTTTAATGCTTTTAATATTGCCTTTTCCGAAGCCATTAAGAACCATGGCGGACAGGTTTTAACAAACACCACAGTTAGAGAAATCACAGTAAAAAATAATTGCGTAACAGGCGTCATTGCAGAAAGCCCTGAAGGAATTCTTAAATTAGAAGCGCCTGTGGTTGTCAGCAACGTGCCAGTAATGAATATTTTCCAACTGATATCGACGGATCATTTCCCAAGATGGTTTATTGAACGTGTCCGTTTTTTGGAGTCAGTCTATTTCGAATGGACTGGCGCCAGTTTGGGAATCTCTTTTATTGCCACAAAGCCATTGCATAACATGAAATCCAACATAGTGGTGCCTGCGGAATCCGTTGAAAACAGCGCCGGCCCCAGCTACCTTAAATGGATATTTCAACCAACCAGTCTAACTCCGAATATTGCCCCTCCGGGCAAACACTACTTTGGTTATGGCAATGCCGTGACTCGCTCTTATGCAGACCTTCTCCGGGAAATGCCCCAGATCTATGAGAAGGATTTGAAGCTCTTTGAGGAAGAGTTATGGAGATTATTCCCAGATTTTGACCGCTCGAGCATTATAAGAAGTGGATCCGGACTTCTCCGGCTGCTGGATACTACCATGCAATTTCCCGGTAACGCCTGGAAACAGCGGCTGGATGTGAAAGCGCCGTCTATCGACGGTCTCTATTTTACCGGCGATATGATTAAGGGCATGGGCAATGGCACCGACCTCGCTGCCCATTCAGGAATTCTCTGTGCGGAGAGAATTCTGAAAACCAATCTTATTTAGTGCCTTCATTTATGTTCATCGTTATAGAGGCAATTTTTATTTGGGCGCGAATTCAATTGAAGGAGGCATAATTCATGGATGACTTTAGAATCGCTGTGGTAGGTATTGGAGCCACAGGGACTGTTTTGGCGGCAGCTTTGCTCAGTCAGAATCCGGATACTGTACTTGTTGATCCCATGCCGGGTCTGGGTGAAAAGATCCTAAAGGATGGGCTCAGGGTTTCAGGCGAAGTGAACTATCAGGTTCCTGTTCGTCATTTCTTTGATAAGATTGAGAAATGTAAGGAATACGATCCGAATCTAATATTCGTTTCCACCAAGACCTTTCATTTCTCCCGGGTTTTAACGGACTTGAAGGGAGTGTTCAAGGAGGGAACAAAGATCGTCAGCACCCACAACGGCCTTGGGACTGAGGATCTCATTGCCGAAGCGTTTGGGGCTGAAGCGGCATTGCGAATGTCACTCAATTATGGTGTTTCCCTGAATGGGCCGGGCGAGGTCGAAATGGCCTTTTTCAACCGTCCCCATCATCTGGGCGCCTTGATTCCCGAAAACCGGGAAACAGGTTTACGAATCGCTCAATTGTTGTCAGCAGGAGCTCTGGATACGGAGTTTGTCGATGACATCAAACTCTATGTCTGGAAAAAGATGATCATGAAATGCACCATGGCCTCCATTTGTGCCGTCACGGACAGAACCATAAAAGACGCCCTCTCTTTTCCCCCCACCAGAGAAATCGCCGATGCCTGTTTCAAGGAGGTTCTGGCTGTCGCCAAGGCAAAAGGTTATGATCTCGGCGATGACTACCTGACACAGGCATTGAGTTATCTTGAAAAGGTGGGGATTCATAAAGATTCCATGTGCGTCGATGTCGCCAACAAAACACGCACAGAAATTGACTTTCTTGGGGGAAAGGTCGTGGAATACGGAAGGGAAACCGGCGTTTCCACTCCGTGTTACGCAACGATGGCGAACCTGGTCAGGGCCATGGAAGACAAATATCTCGGGCATTGACAAAACTGATCACTGGTATCCCAGCACTGATTTTTGAGAGCCCCCGAACTTCATAAAATGTTCATCATAAGCCGGGCACCCCTTCGTCGATTCATTACTTATATCAAATAGTTAATCTCTGCCGGAGCTCCGGCAGAGATTTCTGGGCGAC
Proteins encoded:
- a CDS encoding TRAP transporter substrate-binding protein, which codes for MRNCTRKVFFTVCAVAFVACFLATSSFSAEPVIRMKYASFMPPGHPISELSNQWCKELEKRTNGRVKVAYFPAGTLVSANQMYDGIVKSVIDVGWSIMSYTPGRMPLSEVLVLPLGYKSGYQATRLANAFYQKFKPKEYDDVKLFYLHAHGPGFFHTKGPVNKIEDLKGLRIKSDANTSKVVAAAGATPTTMPMLETYDALKRGLADGVLLPIETLKGWKFGEVCKYTYINHGNAYANGFFFAMNKARWDSLPQDIQQIIDKLNEEWFEKQARMWSWVDEGGLEFAEKTGQKIVYATPEEEAKMREKINPLFDAYVQRMKDKGLPGDEALKWCLNYLKTAPAK
- a CDS encoding TRAP transporter small permease codes for the protein MTVWFAFVRKMCRFLQLIAGVTLAFMFLFTLVNVAVRAFGKPILGDFEVISFLGAIVFGFAIPYTSLLKGHVIVDFLIEKLPKKARGAMRVFTRSLGITLFLWMSWNFVVMSLDLMKSNEVTPVFKLPYYPISFGLAFACIIECCVFVSQIIETVRRPA
- a CDS encoding TRAP transporter large permease translates to MSEISIGILGIFMLMVIFLTGIELGIGMAILGFLGIGYLGTWGGASNQVVKDFFETFTNYGFTVIPLFVLMGQVAYHSDVAKNLYNSAGKFVGHIPGGLAMTTVVGATLFKAMCGSTLATCATFASVAIPEMNRMGYSKKLSTGVVASVGTLGMLIPPSIPLMIYGIITEQSIGKLFLAGIFPGLIIALFFIFVIIGWVKIDPSIARPSPRSTWEERIKSSPEFLWVAIIFSLVIGGLMAGWFSPTEAGSIGTAAVFILAYAKRKLSFKSLILSFDESLRTACMVILLIGGSVVFGHFLAVTSIPFVAADWIGGLPINKNIVMILIIVVYLIGGSFIDDLAFMIMATPIFYPVIIKLGYDPIWFGIMIAITLMVGVIIPPVAIAVFVVKNITGEPFKVIYAGVVPFLLSLIACAALLFFFPGIATWLPSLSGA
- a CDS encoding long-chain-fatty-acid--CoA ligase; its protein translation is MKTLQSKLGWALEEVEGPDFKGKIYKNRPKNVVEILENTVTAYPDKEGFIYGNLRLTFKEFDGIVNRIAAGLEKLGVQKDDHVAILLGIQLEFPLIFFALMKLGALAVPLNTRFKGEELAYEINDSESKLLIVDEEYWPFIDSVRDQLKTVRNIFYNGDNVPGGVLPFQLLKDNKEEIFTQAKLSETDDALIMYTSGTTGKPKGAVLQQRGLVLTAMLVSDFMCLQPGDKMIACIPLFHITGLNQVMIASINSGISCVYMRTFKTKEFLQLLSSEKVTAYIGVINIIWLMINHPDFDQYDFSSFKTAFFGGSPATEEMVKGIFKKLPNLNISVGYGLTESFGMVCTTPYEDVFRKIRGVGKMLPTVEAKIVDVIDAGKELPPESVGEILLRSAKITKGYWKNPEATKATITSDGWLHTGDIGKMDDEGFLYIMDRKKDMIIRGGEKIYSQEVENLIFDYKKVMEVAVVGVPDSVMGEVVKAVIVLKEGERATEDEIKQFCAERLADYKIPKFIEFASSLPRNPAGKLIKAELRYVPNK
- a CDS encoding 3-oxoacyl-ACP reductase FabG — encoded protein: MEAKVALVTGSARGIGRAIAIGLAKEGVRVVVNYQSKQAAAEDVARAITSIGGEAMIVKADVAHDAEVKSMVDQVVDRWGSIDILINNAALHRGGRIQNLAHEDWDLVINTALGGAFHCARYVVPIMVSRKWGRIVNLSSYVALHGYPGDTAYGAAKAGILGFTMSLAKEVAAKGITVNAVVPGFVPTDMTGELFNTREKIDREVQNIPIHRPGKPEEVADMVNYLVFKGEYVTGTVIRVDGGLAM
- a CDS encoding FAD-dependent oxidoreductase — protein: MGKSDVIVIGGGVGGSTVGALLAKHGKKVTLLESRSRVGGRATTYEREGVLTDYGQHSGTAYGSIEKALKIVGSNLAMIYPDPFFYIYHDKRFFPLPSTLDDYSKFEYIPSDKRNELVELLKHIAQIPLESDEFDSMSLKDWLVARTSSQSIIGFLCILGSISATQDNPAEAAAGPALRWIGEALRRGKPLGCYPAKGGFNAFNIAFSEAIKNHGGQVLTNTTVREITVKNNCVTGVIAESPEGILKLEAPVVVSNVPVMNIFQLISTDHFPRWFIERVRFLESVYFEWTGASLGISFIATKPLHNMKSNIVVPAESVENSAGPSYLKWIFQPTSLTPNIAPPGKHYFGYGNAVTRSYADLLREMPQIYEKDLKLFEEELWRLFPDFDRSSIIRSGSGLLRLLDTTMQFPGNAWKQRLDVKAPSIDGLYFTGDMIKGMGNGTDLAAHSGILCAERILKTNLI
- a CDS encoding 2-dehydropantoate 2-reductase, producing MDDFRIAVVGIGATGTVLAAALLSQNPDTVLVDPMPGLGEKILKDGLRVSGEVNYQVPVRHFFDKIEKCKEYDPNLIFVSTKTFHFSRVLTDLKGVFKEGTKIVSTHNGLGTEDLIAEAFGAEAALRMSLNYGVSLNGPGEVEMAFFNRPHHLGALIPENRETGLRIAQLLSAGALDTEFVDDIKLYVWKKMIMKCTMASICAVTDRTIKDALSFPPTREIADACFKEVLAVAKAKGYDLGDDYLTQALSYLEKVGIHKDSMCVDVANKTRTEIDFLGGKVVEYGRETGVSTPCYATMANLVRAMEDKYLGH